A stretch of DNA from bacterium:
CTTTGCCGACAAGCGGGCCCGGCGGGCGCTGATGCACGCGATCGACCGACAGCGCCTGATCGACGACATCTTCAAGGACACGGCGGCGCTCGCGACCTCGCACCTCTCCCCCGCCTTCAAAGGGTACTACGAGCCGAACGTCGCGACGTACCCGCACGACCCCGCGAAGGCCAAGGCGCTGCTCGACGAGGCAGGCTGGAAGCCCGGCCCCGACGGGATCCGCCAGAAGGGCGGCGTGCGGTTCTCGTTCACCTGCACCACGATCGTCGGCGACCAGGCCCGCCGGCCTGAAGCGGAGGTCGCGCAGCAGGACCTCAGAGCGGTCGGGATCGAGATGAAGCTCGCGGAGGCGCCGGTCGCGACGATCACCGAAAAGATGCGGAAGGGCGAGATGGACGCGTCGCTGTTCAACTGGACGTACGGCGGCGGCGGCGGCGACCCCGATCCCTCGCTGACGCTGCGGTCCAACGGCGGCAACAACTGGTCGCACTACGCGAACCCCAAGGTCGACAGCCTGATCGACGCCGGCCTCCGGGAGCCGGACCCGAAGAAGCGCCGGCCGTATTACAGCGAGATTCAGAAGATCGTCGCGGACGAGGCTCCGTTCGTCTACCTCATGTACTGGAACTGGTACAACATCTTCACGAAGCGCGTCCAGGGCCTGCCGAAGGCGATGTTCAACGGCCCGCAGATCTACCGCAAGGCCTACCAGTGGTGGCTCGCGTGACGTAGGCCGCCGGCCTCCGGCGCGGCCGATGTGGCGCTACCTCCTCACGCGCCTCGCGCAGGGCGCGGCCGTCGTCTTCCTCGTGGCCACCGCCACCTTTCTGATCCTGCGCCTCACGCCGGGCAACCCCGTCGACGTGATGGTCGGCGAAGCGGAGGTTACCCCCGAGCAGGTGGCCGGCATCAAGCATCTGTGGGGCCTGGACCGGCCCTGGTACGTCCAGTACGCGACGTGGCTCCGCAACATGGCCCGCGGCGACTTCGGCGAGTCCGTGATCCGCACCGGGGTGCCGGTCAAGACGATGCTCTTGCAGGCCGCGCCGGTCACGCTTGCGTTGAACGTCGCTGCGTTCGCGGTGTCCGCGGCGATCGCGATCCCGATCGGGATTCTGGCCGGCGTCCGACGGTACTCGATCTTCGACTACGCCGGAACGGTCGGCGCGACGCTCGGCGTCGCCCTGCCGAGCTTCTGGATCTCGCTCATGGCGATCATCCTGTTCGCGGTGAAGCTCCGCTGGCTGCCGCCGTTCGGGCTACAGTCGTGGACCGGCTACATTCTGCCGGTCGCCGTGCTGGCGACGGAGCAGACCGCGGTAATCACCCGCCTCATGCGCGGCTCGGTCGCCGCAATCTTGAATCAGGACTACGTCCGGACCGGGCGCGCCAAGGGTCTGGCCGAACCGACGGTGGTGCTGCGCCACGCGGTGCGCAACGCGCTGCTGCCGGTGATCACGGTCCTCGGCTACCGGGTCGCGTTCCTGTTGAGCGGCACCATCATCGTCGAGACGGTCTTCGCGCTGCCCGGCGTGGGGCGCCTCTTGACCGACTCCGTCTACCACCTGGACTACCAGGTGGTGCAGGTGATCGCGCTCGTGCTGGCGGTGATCGTCGTGGCCGCCAACATCGCCACCGATCTCGTGTACGCCCTCGTCGACCCCCGGATCCGGATCGGATGAGGCGGGCGCCGGAACGCCCCCTCGATCCGTCCCGTCCGTTCGCGCCCGCGCCGTTCGCGCGGCCGGTCCGCCGCTCCGAATGGTGGCGCGCCTGGCGGCGGTTCGTGCGCTACCGGCCGGGCGTCGCCGGGCTCGCCGTCGTGCTGGCGATCGCGGCCGTCGCGGTCTTCGCGAACGTCCTCGCCCCCTACTCACCGCTCGCGATCACCCCCGGCATGCGCGGCGGCGCGCCGACGCCGGCGCACCCGCTCGGATTCGACCATATCGGACGGGATATCCTCAGCCGCCTCATCTACGGCTCGCGGGTGGCGATCGCCGTCGCGGTGCTGGCGACCGGGATCGCCGTCGCGATCGGGGTGGCGGTCGGCACCACCGCCGGCTACCTCGGCGGGCGCGCCGACGCGGTGCTGTCGCGGATCACCGACGCGCTCATGGCCTTCCCCGTCCTCGCCCTCCTCATCGCCCTCGTCGCGGTCGTCGGCCCGAGTCTGACCAACGTGATCCTGGTGATCGGGGCGACCGTCTGGGCCTCGTACGCGCGGGTCGTCCGCGCCGACGTGCTCAGCCTACGCGAGCAGGAGTTCGTGACCGCGGCGCGCGCGGTCGGCGCGACGGACCGGCGGGTGATCTGGCGGCACCTCGTGCCGAACGTCGTGAGCCCGGTGATCGTCCTCGCGACCCTGTCGGTCGGCAACATCATCATCCTCGAGGCGGCCCTCTCGTTCCTCGGCCTGGGGGTGCGGCCGCCGACGCCCGACTGGGGCGGCATGCTGGCCGACGGCCGGGGCTACATCACGATCTACCCGCAGATCGTGATTGCCCCCGGCGTGATGATCGCCCTCACGGTGCTGGCGTTCAATTTGCTGGGCGACGGGCTGCGGGACGCGCTCGACCCGCGGCACCGGCTGTAGGAACACGAAGCGGAGGCGACGCGAAATGCGCATCGCGATCGGCGGACTGTCGCACGAAACGAACACCTTCTGCGTGGCGCCGACCGAGGTCGGCGAGTTCAAGGCCCGGGAGTGGACGCACGGCGAGGCGCTCGCGGCCCGCCACCGCGGCGTGCGGGACTATCTCGGCGGCATGCTCGCCGCCGCCTCGGACGGGGGCATCGAGGTAGTGCCGACCTTCGCGACGCGCGCGACGCCGTCCGGCACGATCCGGCGGGACGCGTACGAGGAGATGCGCGGCGAACTCCTCGCCGGACTGGAAGGGGCCCTGCGGGGCGGAGTCCGCGCCGCGGCGGGCACCGCGGGGGTCGATGCGATCTGCCTCGCCCTCCACGGCGCCGGCGTCGCGGACGGCGTCGACGACGTCGAAGGCGACGTCCTCGCGCGCGTGCGGGCGCTCGCCGGGCCCGCGCTGCCGGTCGTCGTGACCCTGGACCTCCACGCCAACGTCACGGAGGAAATGGCCCGGCACGCAACGGCGCTCCTCGGCGTCAACGAGTACCCGCACGTCGATTCCTTCGAGCGCGGCGCCGAGGCGATGGTCCTCGCGGCCCGCGCGGTCGAAGGCCGCGTCCGTCCGCGCATGCACCTCGTGCGGATTCCGATGCTCGTTCCCACCACGGCCAGCAGCCAGAGTCCCGTGCGCGAGATCAACGCGCGCTGCCGCGAGTGGGAGGGCCGGCCGGGGATCCTGGACTGCACGTTCTTTCACGGCTTCGCGCATACCGACGCGCCGGTCGTCGCCGCCGCGGTCGTCGCCGTCTCGGACGGGAGCCAGGCCGCCGCGCGGGAGGCCGCCGCGGACGTCGCCCGCTACGCGTGGGGGCTGCGCGAAGCGTTCCTGAAATCAGCGCCCGGGCCGGCCGAAGCCGTGCACCTCGCGCTCGCGTCGGACGCCCGCCCCGTCATCATCAACGAAACGTCCGACAACCCGGGCGGCGGTGCCCCGGGCGACGGTACGTACCTCCTGCGCGCGCTGCTGGACGCGGGCGCGGCGGAGACGTGCTTCGGCTTCATGTGGGATCCGCAAACCGCGGCACAGGCCCACGCCGCCGGCGCGGGCGCCGTGATTCGCGTGCGGCTCGGCGGCAAGACCGATACGATGCACGGCGCCACGATCGAGACGGATGCCTACGTGAAGTGCCTGACCGACGGCCGGTTCATCCAGCAGTCGCCGATGGGCCGCGGCGCCCGCGTCGACCTCGGCCCCATGGCGCGGCTCGTGATCCCCGCCGGCGGACCGCCCGACGGCGGTGTCGACGTGCTCGTGTCGTCGGTGCGGTCGCAGACCCTCGATGCGGAGGTGTTCTTGCTCCACGGAATCGACGTCGCGCGCCGCCGCATCGTCGCTCTCAAATCGAGCCAGCACTTCCGGGCGGGGTTCGAGCCGATCGCCGCGCGCATCATCACCGCCGACTCGCCCGGGCTGACGACGCTCGACCTCACGACGTTCCCCTACCGGCGTCTCGCGAGGCCGGTGTGGCCGCTCGACGGCGAGACGCCCTTTCCCCGGTAACCGTGGCGCCCGCGCCGCCGGGCGCCGCGGCCTACTTGATCGCGCCGACGAGCGTGAAGAGCGGCAGGTAGAACGAAATCACGATGAAGCCGACGATGCCGCCCATCACCATGATCAGCGCCGGCTCCAGCACCGACGTGAGCGCCGTGACCGCGTACTCGACCTCGGTGTCGTAGAAGTCGGCCACCTTGGCCAGCATCGTGTCGAGGGCGCCGGTGCGCTCGCCGACCGCGACCATCTGCACGACCATCGCCGGGAAGATGCCGCTCGCCTGCAGCGGCGCCGAGATGCTCTCGCCCTCCCGGATGCTCGTGCGAACGGTGTCGAGGGCCTTCATCAGCACGACGTTGCTGGTCGCCTTCGAGACGACGTCGAGGGCGTGGAGGATCGGGACGCCGCTGTGGATCAGGGTCCCGAGCGTGCGGGAGAACCGCGCCATGACGACGTTGCGATTGACCGGCCCGAACAACGGCATGCGCAGTTTGAAGCGGTCGAACCACCGGCGCCCGTCCGGCGTTCCGATATAGTACCGGAACCCGTACACGGCGACGACGAAGACGAGCACGAACACGTACCAGTACTGGCGGCTCGTGATCGTAAACCACATCAGGAACCGGGTCGGCAGCGGCAGCGGGACGTTGAGATCCTGGAACACGCCGACGAACTTCGGCAGGATGAAGAACACGATGAACGACACGATGCCGCCGGCCGCGCTGGCGACGAGGATTGGATAGACCATCGCCGCCTTGACCTTCTGGCGGAGGGTGAGTTCCTTCTCCAAGAACCCGGCGAGACGGCCGAGCACATCATCGAGGGCCCCGCCGGTTTCCCCGGCGCGGACCATGTTGACGAACAACTGGTTGAAGGCCTCCGGGTGCGACGCCAGCGCGTCCGAGAGCGGCACCCCGCCCTCGACTTCGCCGCGCACCTTACCGATGATCTCGCGCAGGCGCTGGCTGCTGGTCTGGGCCTGCAGGATGGTAAGGCTGGCGATGATCGACAGGCCGGCGTTGATCATGGTCGTCAGCTGCCGCGTGAAGATCGTGAGGTCCTTGAGCTTGACCCCGCGGAAGCGCGCGAGCATGTCCTCGATCTTGGGCTGCGTGGCCCGCCGCTTGAGCGAGGTGATGAGGTAGCCCATTTCCTGCAGGCGGGAGATCGCGGCGCTCTCTGTGTCGCCGTCGATCGCTCCGCTCACGACCTGGCCCGCCCCGTTCCGTCCTACGTATGCGTACGTCGACACGTCCAACCCCTCCGGTGCGCTAGCGGTCCTCTGAAACGAAGACCACGCGCAGCAGTTCCTCGACCGTCGTGACGCCCTCCAGTACCTTTTGCACTCCGTCCTCGCGGAGCAGACGCATCCCGTCCTCGTGCGCCGCCGCGCGGAGCTGGTCCGCCGAGGCGCCGTCCAGCACGAGCCCGCGCAGCCGGTCGTGCATCACCATCAGCTCGAAGGCGCCGATCCGGCCGCGGTACCCGGTGCCGCGGCAGAAGTCGCAGCCGCGCCCGCGGTACAGGCTGAGGCCGCCATGCTCCTCGGGGTCGAGGCCCAGGCGGCGCAGCGCGTCCGCGGGCGGCGTGTACGCCTCCTTGCACTGGGAGCAGATCACCCGGAGCAGCCGCTGCGCGAGAACCCCGATCAGCGACCCCGTCACGAGGAACGGCTCGATGCCCATGTCGGCGAGGCGGGTGGCCGCCCCGGGGGCGTCGTTCGTGTGCAGCGTCGTCAGCACGAGGTGCCCGGTCATCGCCGCCTGGACGGCGATCTGGGCGGTTTCGCGGTCCCGGATCTCGCCGATCAGCACCACGTCGGGGTCCTGCCGCAGAATGCTGCGGAGGCCGCTGGCGAAGGTGAGTCCCGCCCGGACGTTGACCTGCACCTGGTTGACCCGCGGGATCTGGTACTCGACCGGGTCCTCGACGC
This window harbors:
- a CDS encoding ABC transporter permease, encoding MRRAPERPLDPSRPFAPAPFARPVRRSEWWRAWRRFVRYRPGVAGLAVVLAIAAVAVFANVLAPYSPLAITPGMRGGAPTPAHPLGFDHIGRDILSRLIYGSRVAIAVAVLATGIAVAIGVAVGTTAGYLGGRADAVLSRITDALMAFPVLALLIALVAVVGPSLTNVILVIGATVWASYARVVRADVLSLREQEFVTAARAVGATDRRVIWRHLVPNVVSPVIVLATLSVGNIIILEAALSFLGLGVRPPTPDWGGMLADGRGYITIYPQIVIAPGVMIALTVLAFNLLGDGLRDALDPRHRL
- a CDS encoding M81 family metallopeptidase, which encodes MRIAIGGLSHETNTFCVAPTEVGEFKAREWTHGEALAARHRGVRDYLGGMLAAASDGGIEVVPTFATRATPSGTIRRDAYEEMRGELLAGLEGALRGGVRAAAGTAGVDAICLALHGAGVADGVDDVEGDVLARVRALAGPALPVVVTLDLHANVTEEMARHATALLGVNEYPHVDSFERGAEAMVLAARAVEGRVRPRMHLVRIPMLVPTTASSQSPVREINARCREWEGRPGILDCTFFHGFAHTDAPVVAAAVVAVSDGSQAAAREAAADVARYAWGLREAFLKSAPGPAEAVHLALASDARPVIINETSDNPGGGAPGDGTYLLRALLDAGAAETCFGFMWDPQTAAQAHAAGAGAVIRVRLGGKTDTMHGATIETDAYVKCLTDGRFIQQSPMGRGARVDLGPMARLVIPAGGPPDGGVDVLVSSVRSQTLDAEVFLLHGIDVARRRIVALKSSQHFRAGFEPIAARIITADSPGLTTLDLTTFPYRRLARPVWPLDGETPFPR
- a CDS encoding type II secretion system F family protein, coding for MSTYAYVGRNGAGQVVSGAIDGDTESAAISRLQEMGYLITSLKRRATQPKIEDMLARFRGVKLKDLTIFTRQLTTMINAGLSIIASLTILQAQTSSQRLREIIGKVRGEVEGGVPLSDALASHPEAFNQLFVNMVRAGETGGALDDVLGRLAGFLEKELTLRQKVKAAMVYPILVASAAGGIVSFIVFFILPKFVGVFQDLNVPLPLPTRFLMWFTITSRQYWYVFVLVFVVAVYGFRYYIGTPDGRRWFDRFKLRMPLFGPVNRNVVMARFSRTLGTLIHSGVPILHALDVVSKATSNVVLMKALDTVRTSIREGESISAPLQASGIFPAMVVQMVAVGERTGALDTMLAKVADFYDTEVEYAVTALTSVLEPALIMVMGGIVGFIVISFYLPLFTLVGAIK
- a CDS encoding ABC transporter permease — translated: MWRYLLTRLAQGAAVVFLVATATFLILRLTPGNPVDVMVGEAEVTPEQVAGIKHLWGLDRPWYVQYATWLRNMARGDFGESVIRTGVPVKTMLLQAAPVTLALNVAAFAVSAAIAIPIGILAGVRRYSIFDYAGTVGATLGVALPSFWISLMAIILFAVKLRWLPPFGLQSWTGYILPVAVLATEQTAVITRLMRGSVAAILNQDYVRTGRAKGLAEPTVVLRHAVRNALLPVITVLGYRVAFLLSGTIIVETVFALPGVGRLLTDSVYHLDYQVVQVIALVLAVIVVAANIATDLVYALVDPRIRIG